The following nucleotide sequence is from Zea mays cultivar B73 chromosome 1, Zm-B73-REFERENCE-NAM-5.0, whole genome shotgun sequence.
GATTGATAAAGATAAGAGGTATATTTTACACTTGTTTCAATCAAACCGGTTTCAATTTTCTTATAGCTGATATTTCATAACAGTTTTTTTCACAGCTCAGAGTAGCTTTAGCTTTTCCCACCGCCATAGCTCAACCAAATAGGCTTGCCAGCTAGCTTTGCCTGTCAACATTCAGCTTCGGAGTTCAAACCATCTTTGCTGTTTGAGCATACCATTATTCCAGTCTAGGTTGACTTTACACATGATGATAGGAGACAGCTGGTGTTATGATTTGTTATGACACATGATGATAGGAGACAGCTGGTGTTCTGATTTGTTATGACGCATTGCATATAATTTCTTTGCTCAAATTGCTCTCTCAACATTTCCACACTTGCAGGTGTCGAGTAGCCAGTGGTGTCCCTATGGATTCAGCTTTTAGAAGAGCTCTCAATGAGCCTATGTGCTTGGAAGAAACCGTCGTCCAACAAGGAATTGAAAGGTGCCCATTCCTGAGGAACATCAATGAGCCTACAAGTTTTTCCTTCTCGTCCGTCAACTTCCCTATTCCCGTATGCCCTTTACTTCCTGTTCCTCTTTACATTATCACACCATCCATTTCTTAAGATCACTGGTGTTCTGGAACGATCGCTGAATTCTATTGTTTGCTGCTTGTGAAGGCAAGAGGAGCCAAGGGACCGATTTTCGAAGATGGGCCTAATTTTGACATGGCATTTCGAGTTTTCCATGGTAGAGATGGGGTTGTTCCACTTTCAGAAGGGTCATTGGCCCAGATTGAGAAGCCACTGCCAAAGCCCAATCCTGAGTTCAACCCATTGGCAGCCAAAGCAGCAACCATCAGTCTATCTGCATTTGGAGGGTTTTTCAGCTTTGGTGACTTCTCAAATAAGCGCAATAAGAAAAACTCCAACAAGAAGAACCCCAACAACCTCCCCCAGGTAAATTGAGTTAATTATACTTTCTCAATATTTCTTGTCTCCAGTGTCACAATGTTCCAGTACTGCCTAGTAAAGTCGATCTTTTTCATCACCAAAGAATGTAATTTATTGGTAGAAGTAGACATAACTCATACAATGTATCTGAACCATTCTTCTCAGTGGTAACACTAAATGGGTGGTACATGATGAAAACCTTACTATGTTTTTTCTCCAAAGGAGCGTGCCATTCAGTTGTCTGATTTTGCTTTCCCTGAAATTTCAGAATAAAGGCCAGCCTAACAATAACAACCATGAAGCACTGAGCAACGAGTGGCTGGAGATGGGCCAATGTCCACTTGCGAAATCTTATAGGGCATTAAGTGGAATTGTGCCACTTGTCGCAAAGATGATGACACCCCCAGCTGGTATGAAACTTAAGTGCCCACCTGCCGTGGTTGCTGCCCGCGCAGCACTATCCCGCACAGCCTTTGCTAAGGGGCTTCGCCCTCAGCCCCTGCCAACAAAAATACTGGTGATTGCATTGCTTGGTATGGCAGCAAATGTTCCTCTGGGCATCTGGAGGGAGCACACACAGAAGTTTTCATTGCAGTGGTTTGCCGCAGTACATGCTGCAGTGCCGTTCATAGGGATGCTCAGGAAATCTGTGCTGATGCCTAAGACAGCCATGGCCCTTACTATAGCCGCCTCGATATTGGGTCAGACAATCGGGTCAAGAGCTGAACGTATCAGACTGAAGAGGGCCGCGGCAGCAAAATTAGCAAGAGAGAGCCATGGTGACGCTGCTGACTACATCAAAGCACCAATGAGTCTGAAAACAGGGAACCACACTGTTCAGTTTTGGGATCCGCTTTCCCTCAGAGCTGAAAGCACAGTGGCTGCAGGTACCACAGCAGTTCTTGTCCCTGCCATTTCTGCTTTCAACTGATGACAGGAATGGATTCATTACGATTGTACCAGCATCGCTGGTTGGTGTATTCTTTTTTTTCTCCTATTCTAAATAATCTGATTGTTGTATCCATTACTGTACTTTTGAGCTTAAGAAAGAAATACTTCACGGCAAACTCTTCATCCTGTTTTGGTGGCCACATGACAGCGAATAAATTAGAGAACACGTTGAGCTGAGAACTTTTTACTCTCCTTTGAAATCTGTCTCTGGAAACACGGATTTCCAGCCAATCGTCAATCGAGCAGTCACAATTGCATGCCATACTGACTTTACAGTTATGTATTCTTTGTATTTTATAAGACTTATCATGATAAAGAAAATGTTTTGAAATGGGATGTAGAAGCTTTTGCTGGTggtcaaaaaaaaaaaaacgaaCAGTTAACTGATCTCAACGTACCACACCTGAAATGGTCAGGACTCAAAACGAAACAGCCGGACCATTCTAACACCACAATGTAACACCAGAAACACAACCAACAGGTTCTAGTTGCCTGCTCGAATCACCATCCAGTCAGTAAACAAGATCAATAAGCTACTAGTGCTATGGTTGGTTTGACAGCTACAAGCGACGAAAAACATCTGCTTGCTGAAGAACAGACTTAACATTCGCACAAAATACAACTTTTCGACTAGTATATCTCATCATCTGGGACATCTGGTGTAAGAAACTTCTGTGGATCCTTGTACAGCTCTTCGTAGTTGTACTTAGGCTTCACCCTCTCCGGGACAGGCTCAAGTGGGATAATACTGTCTCCATCGATCACGCCATCAATGAGTCCATAATCGACAGCCTCGAGAGGGCCCATGTAACGATCTCTGTCAATGTCTTTCTCTACCTGCTCAGGAGTGCGGCCTGTGAAGCCTGATACGATCCGAATGACATTCCTCTTGTTGGTCAATATCTCCTTCGCTTGGACCTCTACATCTAGGGCCTGCCCGCTTGCACCTCCGACAGGCTGATGGATCATAATCCTGGTGTTGGGCATGGCAAATCGCTTGCCCTTCGTGCCACCACCAAGGATTATAGAAGCTGTTGATCCAGCTATGCCCATTCCAATAGTGGACACGTCTGCCCTCACAAGCTGCATTACATCATAGATGGCCATTGTTGCGCTGAAAGAGTAACAAAACAGTCAGTCAGCAAATGACAGGATTTTGTATTAGATAACGCTATGATCAGACCAATCAGCACAGAGAACACATGTGTTGCCGCCTAAGATTGTGTCCAACAGTTCACTCATATGGTCACCCAAAACACTGTTTTACACTGTAGACTGTACTGTttgcagagtgaagtttgaatatgAGGATGGGATGGGTAAACTGCTGGAGATAGTCAAAATTTACTTGTTCCTTAAAAGTTCTGCATCAATTTTGGTAGTACATGTAAGGTCTAGAGTACTAGGTTTGGAATTTGGGAGAAGTCCATTTTTTTACCATAGAACTATCGCCGGAGTTCCAGTTTGACCATGTAACTCCAAAACCAGAAATATTTAATGATCCAACTATCAAAACCGTTCAGGTCTAGCCATCCAGTGCTTTTGAAGGTGGTTTTCACTTAAATGGACAACACGCCAAAGCAGAGCCCACATGTTAGACCCTCTCCTGCCTCTCTCCCTCCTGTACATgtttctctctcctccctctcttcaCATCACAGTTCTCTCCTCTCTCAACTACAGTCTCAGGGTGCTCTTCTTCCCCATACTGACCCACGACGAGCTCCGGTGCAAGGCCATGGTTCTGCCCAACCGCTTTTTTAAGCATACTCATGGCTACCCTCGCTATTCCTATCTAAGCACCACCACGTCAAACCTCCTCCACTGCTTCTTCGTCGAATCCGAACTTAGGATGAGCTTACTCATATCCTGAAGATCCTCTCGACCACTCTTTTGAGCCTAGCCATGTCGCATTGGACCTGCCCCCGATCACGGTTCAGGGTAGCCCTGGTCTGATGCGTGGCAAAGGGTGGTGCAGGGAGCCAGAGAATGCCCTGGCGGACATGGGGTGGCTATACAATGTCGAGGGCAGCCATGATGGCATGGTCGATGGCATTAGAGGCACTACTATGCACCATGTTTGAACACATGGACGAGCACACAGGCAAGTGGCTGTGATGGATGGGTCAACCCGGCACAATGCGTTGAGAGAGGGCCATAGTGGAGAGAGTGTCATCGGTACGAAGGTATCAAGGATACCAGAGAAATTCGTTGAGTTCGAGAGAGGGGCGTAGACTAGCAGCCACGGGATCAGGGCGCTGACATGGCACCAAGAATACAGTCGATTTATAAAGGTTCGAGCTGCGCAAGCGTAATGCCCTACGTCATCTTTGTAGTGGATAAATTGATGGAAGCGAAGGCAAAAAATACATTATATGTTGTCTAAGCTAGAGAACCGTCTAACCCCCCCTTTACTTTGGTTCTGGTGAGAGTTCTCATCTAAGTCACAAAAGTGCAAAGCTCTAAGAAAGTCTGGACTAAGAGCCAGATCATTAAAACCCTTGCACTAAGAGCTCACTCATTCTGAGCCCTTTTAACACATGGTCTATATTGCTCTACTCCCTTTTATAGCATAAGGGAAGAGATAGCTGCATCTCTGCGTGGACGGTGGGCTCTGACAAACAGAGGCCTAACTACTCCTATTGTTGCCATAGTTGCAGAGTCGTATGTGGAGCACACCTTGGCCGTGCCAGTGCCGAGCATTTCGCGCTGCAGTTCTCAGTATGTGTGCCCATGCCGTTGAGTGCAACGTAGTTGGTAGATGGTGGTCTGAGGGTTGTTGGATAGGGGTCCACTTGACCATGAAGTCTATAAGTGCCTAACTCTTAACTGTGTGACGGGGGACAAAGTTGAGGTCAAACTCTGCCAGCTCTACCACCCACATTGTGATGCGCTCGGTTGCATGTTGGTTGCAGAATCGCTTCCAATAGAAAGGATGTAAGCACTAAGATCAAATGCGGTTGAAAATAACGACGAAACTTCTAAAACACGACAAGGATCACGTGGTCCCGACGAGCAGCATGGCGAGAGGAGGCCGGCAAGGGGGTCGAGACCTAGAGGGATAACAATCTCAGCAGGAACACCTGCAGACTCTGTCTCAACCTCTACCGGCTCACTCAACTTGCACATAGGAGCAACAACTTCTTATGCTTTTAGTTTAGAGACTCGAGTTATTGTGGGCCCTGGTAAGAGCAGGAGGCTCCCGGTATTCATTGAGCGCATCAGGCGATTTCTAGGGCCCCGAGTCTTCACGGTACACACTAGGGGTGGATCCAGACATCTAAAGCAGCGAGTATTCACAAGAGGCCCTAGCGGCGACCAAGGCTCTCAGCATTCACTGGGATCTGAGAATTTCCTGGGACCTCGAGTCTTCAAGGGAGGACCTGACGGTGGCCAGAGGCTCCTGGGATTGGCCGAGGACTGCATGGGTTGTCAAGGACCCCGAGTGTTCATAGGACCTGACAACAGCCAGAGGCTCCTAGCGCTCCATGACAAGAATCATGCTCACGACATCGGGAGTCGCAACAATGTACATGAGAAGGGGCTCACCTTGCCCGGGGCAACCATGACTGGTGGGGAGCTGATATACTCCTTGACGCATTGCAAAGCCTACTCAGCTTCATCGGTCCATTTGAAGAATCTGCTACCGTGGAGGAGCTTGAAGAAGGGGAGACCCCGCTCTCCTAGTTCGGAGATGAAGCGGCTTGTCGTCGCCATGCATCTGGTGAGGCATTGGAGATGTCGAATGTGTGTTAAGGGCTACATGAGCTCAATGGCTTAGACTTTCTCCGAGTTGACCTCGATTCCCTGATAGGACACTAGGAAACCGAGGAGCTTGCCTGAGGATACCCCAAGACACACTTCTCCGTGTTGAGCGTCATGTGGTTTGACGGAGGCTATCAAAACGCTAGCCGGATCACGAAGGACGATGCCATCTACATAGACCTCAACAATTTTGTTTATATGATCACCTAAAGTAATGTGTATTGCACACACAAAGGTGGATAAAACAACCTATAGGGTTTATTCACATAGCAGTAGATGCCCCGAGTAGTTACAAGGGGATTTTTTTTCTCGTCTTCCCTAGTCATGTTAATTTTGTGAAAAACAGAATATGCATCTAGGAAAAACAAAAGCTCACACACAGAAGTAGATTCTACTGGCCTATCTATGTGATGAATAGGGTATGGGTTTGGGGGCATGCCTTGTTCaggttggtgtagtcgatgcacatccaaaATTTCCCCTACCTTATAAACAACAATGAGATTAGCCAGCCGCTCAGGATGTTGGACCTCACAAATAAGCCGAC
It contains:
- the LOC100193661 gene encoding uncharacterized protein LOC100193661, with the protein product MDSAFRRALNEPMCLEETVVQQGIERCPFLRNINEPTSFSFSSVNFPIPARGAKGPIFEDGPNFDMAFRVFHGRDGVVPLSEGSLAQIEKPLPKPNPEFNPLAAKAATISLSAFGGFFSFGDFSNKRNKKNSNKKNPNNLPQNKGQPNNNNHEALSNEWLEMGQCPLAKSYRALSGIVPLVAKMMTPPAGMKLKCPPAVVAARAALSRTAFAKGLRPQPLPTKILVIALLGMAANVPLGIWREHTQKFSLQWFAAVHAAVPFIGMLRKSVLMPKTAMALTIAASILGQTIGSRAERIRLKRAAAAKLARESHGDAADYIKAPMSLKTGNHTVQFWDPLSLRAESTVAAGTTAVLVPAISAFN
- the LOC100272517 gene encoding ATP-dependent Clp protease proteolytic subunit, which encodes MATGSASAIASFSVAAAAAAALRVRRPCARACAWAPSQRPQQGALVSLKPCASLAPQAPLWRAESDAAGGGAGAGDVMGLLLRERIVFLGNEIEDFLADAVVSQLLLLDAIDPDSDIRLFVNSPGGSLSATMAIYDVMQLVRADVSTIGMGIAGSTASIILGGGTKGKRFAMPNTRIMIHQPVGGASGQALDVEVQAKEILTNKRNVIRIVSGFTGRTPEQVEKDIDRDRYMGPLEAVDYGLIDGVIDGDSIIPLEPVPERVKPKYNYEELYKDPQKFLTPDVPDDEIY